In Pseudomonas fluorescens, one genomic interval encodes:
- a CDS encoding ABC transporter permease, producing MAASLSTPAARGGYVPRRKRPSIWLVLPVLLLVIMSLLPLAYVGLKAWQAGWAEALHLLWRPYVFGLLRNTLALMVGVTLTCGVIGLSLAWLLERSNLPGRRLWGVVLCLPFAVPAFVSSFTWVSLSAQFEGLGGAILVMSLSKYPLIFLPVAATLRNLDPSLEESARTLGQNRWGVFFRVTLPLLWPSLLAGSLLIALHMLVEFGALSIIGLQTFTTAIYQQFELEFSNANAAMLSAVLLTLCLMLLWLELRVRGKGRHVRTGQGAARRAEQVRLGPWAVAGQFYCLLLAIVGSGIPLGMLAYWLAVGSSAAFPVAAITEALLSSLALSLGGAALCLLLAVPVGLLVVRYKGQLAIWAERLPYLLHALPGLVIALTLVYFALHYVPALYQTSTLLLIAYALLFLPLAQAPIRTALNKAAPQLEEAARTLGASSFTAFCRVTLPIIFPALGAAFALVFLDAMKELTATLLLSPTGLNTLATEVWAHTANVEFAAAAPYAALLIVVSGLPVYLLTTRMYLSR from the coding sequence ATGGCCGCATCGTTATCCACCCCCGCCGCGCGCGGGGGTTACGTACCACGACGCAAGCGCCCGTCGATCTGGCTGGTGCTGCCGGTCTTATTGCTGGTGATCATGAGCCTGTTGCCTCTGGCCTATGTCGGCCTGAAAGCCTGGCAGGCCGGCTGGGCCGAAGCGCTGCACCTGTTGTGGCGCCCTTACGTATTCGGTCTGCTGCGCAACACCCTGGCGTTGATGGTCGGCGTAACGCTGACTTGCGGCGTGATCGGCCTGTCACTGGCGTGGCTGCTGGAGCGCAGCAATCTACCGGGACGTCGCCTGTGGGGGGTGGTTCTGTGCTTGCCGTTCGCGGTGCCGGCGTTCGTCAGCAGCTTCACCTGGGTGTCGTTGAGCGCGCAGTTCGAAGGCCTCGGCGGGGCGATTCTGGTGATGAGCCTGTCGAAGTATCCGCTGATCTTTCTGCCGGTCGCGGCGACCCTGCGCAACCTCGATCCGTCCCTTGAAGAATCGGCTCGCACCTTGGGACAGAATCGCTGGGGCGTGTTTTTCCGCGTCACCCTGCCGCTGCTCTGGCCGTCGCTGCTGGCTGGCTCGCTGCTGATTGCCCTGCACATGCTGGTCGAGTTCGGCGCGCTGTCGATCATCGGCCTGCAAACCTTCACCACCGCCATCTACCAGCAATTCGAACTGGAATTCAGCAACGCCAATGCGGCGATGCTTTCGGCGGTGCTGCTCACGCTGTGTCTGATGCTGCTGTGGCTGGAGCTGCGGGTGCGCGGTAAAGGGCGCCATGTGCGCACCGGCCAGGGTGCAGCGCGTCGAGCCGAGCAAGTGCGGTTGGGACCGTGGGCGGTTGCCGGTCAGTTCTATTGCCTGTTGCTGGCGATTGTCGGTAGCGGGATTCCGCTGGGAATGCTCGCGTACTGGCTGGCGGTGGGCTCATCGGCAGCGTTCCCGGTCGCGGCGATCACCGAAGCCCTGCTGTCTTCGCTGGCCTTGTCGCTGGGTGGCGCAGCGCTGTGCCTGCTGCTGGCGGTGCCGGTCGGGTTGCTGGTGGTGCGTTACAAGGGCCAACTGGCGATCTGGGCCGAACGCTTGCCGTATCTGCTCCACGCCTTGCCGGGCCTGGTAATCGCGCTGACGCTGGTCTATTTCGCCCTGCACTACGTGCCGGCGCTGTACCAGACCTCGACATTGCTGCTAATCGCTTATGCGCTGCTGTTCCTGCCATTGGCACAGGCGCCGATTCGCACGGCACTGAACAAGGCTGCGCCGCAGCTGGAGGAAGCGGCACGCACGTTGGGGGCATCGTCATTCACCGCGTTTTGCCGGGTGACCCTGCCGATCATCTTCCCGGCACTGGGTGCGGCGTTTGCGCTGGTGTTTCTGGATGCGATGAAGGAATTGACGGCGACGCTGCTGCTCAGTCCGACCGGGCTGAACACGCTGGCGACCGAGGTCTGGGCGCATACGGCAAATGTCGAGTTCGCGGCGGCAGCGCCTTATGCGGCGTTGTTGATTGTGGTGTCGGGGTTGCCGGTGTATCTGCTGACGACGCGGATGTATCTGAGCCGCTGA
- a CDS encoding extracellular solute-binding protein has product MMFRNTLRRGLTFTLLGLALATPLTQAADAVSLTLYNGQHKEVGDAIAKAFEAKTGIHVNVRKGSSNQLASQVIEEGDRSPADVIYTEESPPLNNLGEQGLLAKTDDATLAVLPKQYVAGNGTWIGVTARVRVVAYNPKLVVEKDLPKSVMEFSDPKWQGKVGFVPTSGAFQEQAVAIIKMHGRDAAEEWLTGLRAFGKTYSNNMVALKAVENGEVATVLVNNYYWFALQREKGKLDSKLHYFTGGDVGGLITVSSAAVLKSSKHPKEAQQFLAYMASEEGQRVITQTTAEYPLHKGMESDRGLKPFSELEAPNVTPADLGNAEEALELEREVGLN; this is encoded by the coding sequence ATGATGTTTCGAAATACCCTGCGCCGCGGCTTGACCTTCACCCTGCTCGGCCTGGCACTCGCCACTCCCCTCACCCAGGCAGCCGATGCGGTTTCCCTGACGCTCTACAACGGTCAACACAAGGAAGTCGGCGATGCGATCGCCAAGGCTTTCGAGGCCAAGACCGGCATTCACGTCAACGTACGCAAGGGCAGCAGCAACCAGCTCGCCAGCCAGGTCATCGAAGAAGGCGACCGTTCCCCCGCCGACGTGATCTACACCGAAGAATCTCCTCCGCTGAACAACCTCGGCGAGCAAGGCCTGCTGGCCAAGACTGACGACGCCACGCTGGCCGTGCTGCCCAAGCAATACGTCGCCGGCAACGGCACCTGGATCGGTGTCACCGCGCGGGTTCGCGTGGTTGCCTACAACCCGAAACTGGTCGTTGAGAAAGACCTGCCGAAGTCGGTGATGGAATTCTCCGATCCAAAGTGGCAAGGCAAAGTCGGATTCGTCCCGACCAGCGGCGCCTTCCAGGAACAGGCCGTGGCGATCATCAAGATGCACGGTCGCGACGCCGCTGAGGAATGGCTGACCGGGCTGCGCGCTTTCGGTAAAACCTACAGCAACAACATGGTCGCCCTCAAAGCCGTGGAAAACGGCGAAGTCGCTACGGTGCTGGTGAACAACTACTACTGGTTCGCCCTGCAGCGTGAGAAAGGCAAACTCGACTCGAAACTGCATTACTTCACCGGCGGCGACGTCGGCGGACTGATCACCGTATCCAGTGCTGCCGTGCTGAAATCCAGCAAACATCCAAAAGAAGCCCAGCAATTCCTTGCCTACATGGCCAGTGAGGAAGGCCAGCGCGTGATCACTCAGACCACCGCCGAATACCCGCTGCACAAAGGTATGGAATCGGATCGCGGGCTCAAGCCGTTCAGCGAATTAGAAGCCCCGAACGTGACCCCGGCCGACCTGGGCAACGCCGAAGAAGCGCTGGAGCTGGAACGTGAAGTTGGCCTGAACTGA